Within the Thermus oshimai DSM 12092 genome, the region CTGGTGGAGTAGCCCGAGAAGACCCCAGGCCCCGCCCGCGGGCGGGGCTTCCTATTCTTTTTTCAGGAGCTTCAAAAGCTGGTCTTCCAGCTCGCCGATGTAGGCGGCTAGGGTGTTCCCGTGCTTTTCCAGAATGTCCACCAGGCGGGCTTCCAGGGCCCGGATCTCCTCCTTTTCCGCCTCTCCTAGCCGGGCGAACTCCGCCTCCAGGTAGCGCTTAAGCTCGGTGTAGCGGCTTTCCTCGGCCTCCTCCGCCAGCTTCTTGTAGTGGAGGAGCTCCCGGGCGTAGCGCTTCACCTCCAGAAGGGCCGCGGTCTCGAGGCCGATGGTGAAGAGGAGGTAAAGCAGGGTCACCAGGAAGAGGGCCACCACCAGCACCAGCCCCAAGGGGGCCTCCACCCGGGTGAGGCCCAAGGAGAGGGCGGTGGGGCGGGTGATCTCCCCCCAGTTGAGCCAGCTGAAAAGGCCGAGGAGGAGGAGGAAGACCAGGGCGAAAAGGGTTCGTGCGCTCATGATAGGCCTCCTTCGGGCACCGGGGGGATTATACACTTTTCAGCATGGGCTACCTCTACCTGCTCCTGGCCGCTTCCCTGTGGGGCCTCCTGGGCCCGGTGAGCCGGGTGGCCTTCGCCGAAGGGGTGACCCCCCTCACCGTGGCCTTCTTCCGCGCCCTTGTGGCCTGGGCCTTCTTCGCCCTGCACGCGGCCCTTCTCGGCCAGACCCGGGTGGCCCCCAAGGACCTTCCCGTGCTCCTGGGCTTCGGGCTTTTGGGGGTTTCCCTCTTCTATGGGGCCTACCAGCTGGCCGTGGGCTACGGGGGGGCCGCCTTGGCCTCCGTCCTCCTCTACACCGCCCCCGCCTGGGTGGCCCTCATGGCCCGGCTTTTCCTAAAGGAGCCCTTGGGGCGCCGGGGGGCGCTTGCGGTCCTCCTCACCCTCCTCGGGGTGGGCCTCATGGGCCTGGGGGGCGGCCAGGGGGTGCGCCTGGGAGCCCTCGCCCTTTTCTTCGGCCTCCTTTCCGGCTTCACCTACGCCCTGTACTACATCTTTGGCAAGGTCTACCTGCCCCGTTACGCCACGCCCACCCTCTTCCTCTACGCCCTCCCCGTGGGGGCTTTGGGGCTTTGGCCCTTCGTGGACTGGCCCGCCCTTTCCCCCAAGGCCCTTGGGGCCCTCCTCTTTTTGGGGGTCTTCTCCACCTACGGGGCCTACCTGGCCTACTACGCGGGGCTTAGGCGCCTCTCCGCCACCCGGGCCAGCGTGGTGGCCACCCTCGAGCCCGTGGTGGCCAACCTGGCGGCCTACCTGCTCTTCGGGGAGGTTTTGGCCCCCCTGGCCTACCTGGGGGCGGGGCTCGTCCTCCTGGCCGTCCTC harbors:
- a CDS encoding DMT family transporter, whose translation is MGYLYLLLAASLWGLLGPVSRVAFAEGVTPLTVAFFRALVAWAFFALHAALLGQTRVAPKDLPVLLGFGLLGVSLFYGAYQLAVGYGGAALASVLLYTAPAWVALMARLFLKEPLGRRGALAVLLTLLGVGLMGLGGGQGVRLGALALFFGLLSGFTYALYYIFGKVYLPRYATPTLFLYALPVGALGLWPFVDWPALSPKALGALLFLGVFSTYGAYLAYYAGLRRLSATRASVVATLEPVVANLAAYLLFGEVLAPLAYLGAGLVLLAVLLTLGKE